Proteins from a genomic interval of Watersipora subatra chromosome 10, tzWatSuba1.1, whole genome shotgun sequence:
- the LOC137407096 gene encoding uncharacterized protein gives MTYCIGIRQMLRRKEIGLASMKEIGLASMKEIGLASMKEIGLASMKEIGLASMKEIGLASMTEIGLASMKEIGLASMKEIGLASMKEIGLASMKEIGLASMKEIGLASMKEIGLASMKEIGLASMKEIGLASMKEIGLASMKEIGLASMKEIGLASMKEA, from the coding sequence ATGACATATTGCATAGGCATTCGTCAAATGCTGAGGCGGAAAGAAATTGGACTGGCCAGCATGAAAGAAATTGGACTGGCCAGCATGAAAGAAATTGGACTGGCCAGCATGAAAGAAATTGGACTGGCCAGCATGAAAGAAATTGGACTGGCCAGCATGAAAGAAATTGGACTGGCCAGCATGACAGAAATTGGACTGGCCAGCATGAAAGAAATTGGACTGGCCAGCATGAAAGAAATTGGACTGGCCAGCATGAAAGAAATTGGACTGGCCAGCATGAAAGAAATTGGACTGGCCAGCATGAAAGAAATTGGACTGGCCAGCATGAAAGAAATTGGACTGGCCAGCATGAAAGAAATTGGACTGGCCAGCATGAAAGAAATTGGACTGGCCAGCATGAAAGAAATTGGACTGGCCAGCATGAAAGAAATTGGACTGGCCAGCATGAAAGAAATTGGACTGGCCAGCATGAAAGAAGCTTAA